In the genome of Enterococcus hirae ATCC 9790, one region contains:
- a CDS encoding lanthionine synthetase LanC family protein, protein MTFTNNSRIDFLTLWKKKIHSLSEKDLNYQLNILQKSFGDKNITLEDLFIIGEKNDEIKTLESYIHSKRIVHNKQVTWLHTGYEDLTKDKDFKIRLKLQPMNNSLYNGKIGVAITYYYLWKTKNDFDYKNRFLLILNDLLDHFDLSNQKNYDIGVFSGLGGYIYLFNLIAPSLRTSKLIAIEQDILQYLGQKIKKDKILDIMSGTAGLLLLFCNIYKKSPNKELKKLIGLCVENLLNNLIESEGKGSYWESSVEKKLILGFSHGTSGILYALAIYEELFSVTKIKETIGAVTLFENQHRKNGVWFDTRGEKWIEQNTFYCNGLVGMLTHRYLMEGESPEELLYFARLKEELNKERVDSCLCHGFLGNMWLYRHFFIHHNIKSYAFLLDDWNAYLDKRTINESCLEDEFLDVGLMTGLSGVILGLLALENPNIPNILLFDL, encoded by the coding sequence ATGACATTTACGAATAACAGTCGTATAGATTTCTTAACACTATGGAAAAAAAAGATCCATTCTCTTAGTGAGAAAGATTTAAACTACCAATTAAATATTTTGCAAAAAAGCTTTGGAGATAAAAATATTACGTTAGAAGATCTTTTTATAATTGGAGAAAAAAATGATGAGATCAAGACTTTAGAATCTTACATCCATAGTAAAAGGATAGTACACAATAAGCAGGTGACGTGGCTTCATACCGGTTATGAAGATTTAACAAAAGACAAAGATTTTAAAATTCGTTTAAAACTGCAGCCAATGAATAACAGTTTGTATAATGGGAAAATTGGTGTAGCAATCACTTACTATTATTTATGGAAAACAAAAAATGATTTTGATTACAAAAACAGATTTCTATTAATATTGAATGATTTACTTGATCATTTTGATTTATCTAATCAAAAAAATTATGATATAGGGGTTTTTTCTGGATTAGGTGGTTATATCTATTTATTTAATTTGATTGCTCCATCCTTGCGAACATCAAAACTGATCGCAATTGAGCAAGATATCCTTCAATATCTGGGACAAAAAATAAAAAAAGACAAAATTCTGGATATTATGAGTGGTACGGCGGGGTTATTACTACTTTTTTGTAATATTTATAAAAAGAGCCCTAATAAAGAATTAAAAAAATTAATTGGACTTTGTGTGGAGAATTTATTAAATAATTTAATAGAATCAGAGGGAAAAGGAAGTTATTGGGAATCCTCTGTAGAAAAGAAACTTATTTTAGGTTTTTCTCACGGAACATCAGGTATTCTTTATGCTTTAGCGATTTATGAAGAGTTATTTTCGGTAACCAAAATAAAAGAAACGATTGGCGCAGTTACCTTATTTGAAAACCAACATCGTAAAAACGGTGTGTGGTTTGATACAAGAGGAGAAAAATGGATTGAGCAAAATACTTTTTATTGTAATGGTCTTGTAGGAATGCTTACTCATCGATATCTTATGGAAGGAGAAAGCCCAGAGGAGCTATTATATTTTGCTCGATTAAAAGAAGAATTAAACAAAGAACGTGTAGATAGTTGCTTATGTCATGGCTTTTTAGGAAATATGTGGCTTTACCGTCATTTCTTCATTCATCATAATATAAAGTCATATGCGTTCTTACTCGATGATTGGAATGCATACTTAGACAAACGAACAATTAATGAAAGTTGTTTAGAAGACGAGTTTCTAGATGTTGGTTTGATGACCGGTCTTTCCGGGGTGATTTTGGGATTGTTAGCGTTGGAGAACCCTAACATACCAAACATACTTTTATTCGATTTATAG
- the proC gene encoding pyrroline-5-carboxylate reductase, which produces MKIGFIGTGNMAQAIINGLIEHETVAKEDIFVSSGHFENAQRFAEATGVTACQTNQEVAKQVDVILLAVKPKIIDQVLKDLRKYSQKCLFISIASGKSLHDLEKALNDPEAKIIRVMPNVNVSVGAGVSAICKNHHVTYEEFKEATQIFEAIGSVYPLAEGDFSTFIGLAGSSPAFIYMLIDAMGRAGVFNGLPKKMATEIAAKAIMGSCQKFLASDENPWELVDQVSSPGGTTVAGVVALEEAGFIPAIIKGINTTIEKDREMLDKK; this is translated from the coding sequence ATGAAAATTGGATTCATTGGAACAGGTAATATGGCGCAAGCAATCATTAACGGCTTGATTGAACACGAAACAGTGGCTAAAGAAGATATTTTTGTCTCAAGTGGTCATTTCGAAAATGCACAACGTTTTGCAGAAGCAACTGGTGTAACCGCCTGTCAAACAAATCAAGAAGTCGCAAAACAAGTAGATGTCATTTTACTGGCAGTCAAACCTAAAATCATTGACCAAGTACTGAAGGATTTAAGAAAATATAGTCAGAAATGTCTCTTTATTTCAATTGCTTCAGGAAAATCATTACATGATCTGGAAAAAGCCCTAAATGACCCCGAAGCGAAAATCATTCGTGTCATGCCAAACGTAAACGTTAGTGTGGGTGCAGGTGTCTCTGCTATCTGTAAAAATCATCATGTCACATATGAGGAATTCAAAGAAGCAACGCAAATCTTTGAAGCAATCGGCAGTGTCTATCCACTGGCAGAAGGTGATTTCAGTACGTTTATTGGGTTAGCCGGTAGTTCACCAGCATTTATTTATATGTTGATCGATGCCATGGGTCGTGCGGGTGTCTTTAATGGCTTACCTAAAAAAATGGCAACCGAGATCGCTGCCAAAGCTATTATGGGATCTTGTCAAAAATTCCTAGCAAGTGATGAAAACCCTTGGGAGCTAGTTGACCAGGTTTCTTCCCCTGGCGGAACAACCGTTGCAGGTGTTGTGGCTTTAGAAGAAGCTGGCTTCATTCCTGCTATTATCAAAGGGATCAATACAACGATCGAAAAAGATCGAGAAATGCTGGATAAGAAATAA